In the genome of Perca fluviatilis chromosome 4, GENO_Pfluv_1.0, whole genome shotgun sequence, one region contains:
- the LOC120556708 gene encoding uncharacterized protein LOC120556708: MSSFEIPWQKMPANLRQCVAQGLRPRKQEHLSMVRIIVQAIQEKCLNPTRNQCSEIARQVIEKHPKSFADVTAEGEIIGCGYGSLLNQIKTRIDHVNRDNTLVRVRRPKQHATCETASSNESPIPSKCSKTDSYGCVNWHPIDLPQGETPESVEGKRKQMVELFSVEGPRAAERAWVEEYMIKTYASQRYTINANPPPGMDEIQEKWPFLFLKRFLCNHFATLTGIDIDARFVGCLGTKGKKILHFFQSQLARWNKEVRKVLQDIEKAGCDKVNHGVACTLTTMAFFKEDVDALFLPADVTANCSRHKQQSLCS; the protein is encoded by the exons ATGTCCTCCTTTGAAATTCCATGGCAGAAAATGCCAGCAAATTTGCGGCAATGTGTTGCTCAAGGCCTTAGACCGAGGAAACAAGAACATCTGAGTATGGTCAGAATTATTGTACAGGCGATACAAGAGAAATGCTTGAACCCTACAAGGAACCAGTGTTCTGAAATAGCCAGACAAGTGATTGAGAAACACCCAAAGAGCTTTGCTGACGTCACAGCCGAAGGAGAGATAATTGGCTGTGGCTATGGGTCCcttttaaatcaaataaaaactcGGATTGACCATGTAAATCGTGACAACACATTAGTTCGTGTTAGGAGGCCAAAACAACATGCTACTTGCGAGACTGCATCCAGCAATGAGAGCCCTATTCCATCCAAATGTTCAAAAACTGACAGCTATGGATGTGTTAATTGGCACCCTATTGACCTCCCTCAAGGAGAAACCCCAGAATCAGTTGAAGGGAAAAGAAAGCAAATGGTGGAGCTATTTTCAGTAGAGGGACCCAGAGCTGCTGAGCGTGCCTGGGTGGAAGAGTACATGATAAAAACATATGCCTCTCAGCGCTACACTATTAATGCCAACCCTCCACCCGGCATGGATGAAATTCAGGAAAAGTGGCCATTTCTCTTCCTTAAGAGATTTCTCTGTAATCATTTTGCAACATTGACTGGGATTGACATTGATGCAAGATTTGTCGGCTGTCTCGGAACCAAAGGGAAGAAGATTCTTCATTTCTTCCAGAGTCAGCTTGCAAGGTGGAACAAAGAAGTCAGAAAAGTCTTGCAGGACATAGAAAAGGCTGGCTGTGACAAAGTCAACCATGGTGTGGCATGCACTCTCACCACAATGGCATTCTTCAAAGAAGATGTTGATGCTCTGTTTCTTCCGGCAGAT GTGACCGCCAACTGCAGCAGACATAAACAGCAGTCTCTCTGCTCCTAG